From Roseburia hominis, the proteins below share one genomic window:
- a CDS encoding MarR family winged helix-turn-helix transcriptional regulator — MDKYESINNLFVHLFNDILELEERAVITEEFKDLTNNDMHIIEAIGLGEGNHMSAIARRLGITVGSLTTSMNSLVNKKYVVRERSEIDRRVVNIRLSSKGVKAYHHHANFHKEMVEAVVASMPEEEIPVLEKALDGIYRFFKSYKK, encoded by the coding sequence GTGGACAAATACGAAAGCATCAATAATTTATTCGTTCATCTGTTTAATGACATTCTGGAACTGGAGGAGAGGGCAGTCATTACGGAGGAATTCAAGGATCTGACCAATAATGATATGCATATTATAGAAGCAATCGGACTCGGCGAGGGGAATCATATGTCGGCGATAGCCCGGAGGTTGGGGATCACGGTGGGTTCTCTTACCACCTCCATGAACAGTCTGGTAAATAAAAAATATGTGGTTCGTGAGCGCAGCGAGATTGACCGCCGGGTAGTGAATATCCGTTTGAGCAGCAAGGGTGTGAAGGCGTATCACCATCACGCGAATTTTCATAAAGAGATGGTGGAGGCCGTGGTGGCGAGTATGCCGGAGGAGGAGATACCGGTGCTGGAGAAGGCGCTGGACGGGATCTATCGGTTTTTCAAATCTTATAAGAAATAA
- a CDS encoding NAD-dependent protein deacylase, whose product MNAIDKLQQMIDESNRIVFFGGAGVSTESNIPDFRSADGLYRQNYKFSPEQIVSHSFFMKHTDEFYDFYKEKMMFLDAKPNPAHLKLAELEAAGKLAAVITQNIDGLHQAAGSKNVLELHGSIHRNYCMRCGETYDAAYVKHADGIPKCSCGGTVRPDVVLYEEGLDSTIIQKSVRAIAEADMLIIGGTSLVVYPAAGFIDYFRGKYLVVINKDEAAREVGANLVIHEPIGQVLSQIHV is encoded by the coding sequence ATGAATGCAATCGATAAATTACAGCAAATGATTGATGAAAGCAACCGTATCGTTTTCTTTGGCGGGGCCGGCGTTTCCACCGAGAGCAATATCCCGGATTTCCGAAGTGCGGACGGACTGTACCGCCAAAATTACAAATTCTCTCCTGAACAAATTGTAAGTCATTCTTTTTTCATGAAACATACCGATGAATTTTATGATTTCTATAAAGAAAAAATGATGTTTTTAGATGCTAAGCCGAATCCGGCCCACCTGAAGCTGGCCGAGCTGGAAGCAGCAGGCAAGCTTGCGGCCGTCATTACGCAGAATATTGACGGGCTGCATCAGGCTGCCGGAAGCAAGAATGTACTGGAGCTGCACGGCAGCATTCACCGGAACTACTGTATGCGCTGCGGCGAGACCTACGATGCCGCTTATGTTAAACATGCAGACGGTATCCCCAAATGCAGCTGCGGCGGAACCGTGCGCCCGGATGTCGTCCTATATGAAGAGGGCCTTGATAGCACGATCATTCAGAAGAGCGTCCGCGCGATTGCCGAAGCTGACATGCTGATCATCGGCGGGACCTCTCTTGTGGTTTATCCGGCCGCCGGATTTATCGACTATTTCCGCGGGAAATACCTGGTCGTTATCAATAAAGATGAGGCTGCCCGGGAGGTCGGCGCAAACCTTGTGATCCATGAACCGATCGGACAAGTGCTGTCTCAGATTCATGTATAA
- a CDS encoding YitT family protein, which yields MKEFNLKNLFMVLLGNTIYALGVVVFILPSGMITGGTTGIALAVEHFFGLPVHTFVLIFNTVMFVLGAAVLGKKFALTTLVSTFYYPIILGVFERFPVLETITSDRMLSTICSGLMIGFAIGIVIRAGASTGGMDIPPLVLNKKFGLPVSVMLYVFDFTILIAQMLFSNTEQIIYGILLVMIYTVVLDKVMLLGLSKTQVSIVSEKYEELNHLIQEKLDRGTTLIYTQTGYLREEQKMLMTVVSNRELVKLNQLVQEVDPNAFMIIGHVNEVKGRGFTTQKEYRKETGKNE from the coding sequence ATGAAGGAGTTCAATTTGAAGAACCTGTTTATGGTGCTTTTGGGAAATACTATTTACGCATTAGGGGTAGTCGTATTTATCCTTCCCAGTGGTATGATTACAGGAGGAACGACGGGAATCGCGCTGGCGGTAGAGCATTTTTTCGGCCTTCCGGTCCATACGTTTGTTTTGATATTTAATACCGTCATGTTCGTGCTTGGCGCAGCGGTGCTGGGAAAAAAATTTGCACTTACTACATTGGTCAGCACATTCTATTATCCGATTATTCTTGGCGTGTTCGAGCGTTTTCCGGTACTGGAGACGATTACCAGTGACAGAATGCTCTCCACGATCTGCAGCGGTTTGATGATCGGATTTGCCATCGGGATCGTGATTCGTGCGGGTGCCTCTACCGGTGGTATGGATATTCCGCCGCTGGTGTTGAATAAAAAATTCGGTCTTCCGGTATCGGTTATGCTATATGTGTTTGATTTTACCATTCTGATCGCACAGATGTTGTTTTCCAATACGGAGCAGATCATATATGGTATTCTGCTGGTCATGATCTATACGGTCGTGCTGGATAAGGTTATGCTTCTGGGACTTTCTAAAACGCAGGTGAGCATCGTTTCTGAGAAATATGAGGAATTGAATCATTTGATTCAGGAAAAACTGGATAGAGGTACGACTCTGATCTATACGCAGACGGGGTACTTAAGAGAAGAGCAGAAGATGCTTATGACAGTGGTGAGTAACCGTGAACTGGTAAAGCTGAATCAGTTGGTTCAGGAGGTAGACCCCAATGCATTCATGATTATCGGCCATGTAAATGAGGTGAAAGGACGTGGCTTTACTACACAGAAAGAATACAGAAAAGAAACAGGCAAAAATGAGTAA
- the sdaAA gene encoding L-serine ammonia-lyase, iron-sulfur-dependent, subunit alpha, with product MDFRNGQELLELCEKKQMTISQVMKEREITCGTLTDKEIMEKLKTVLSIMKAAVNEPLTHPKKSNGGLIGGEAKKVSDFGNTSRSICGSLLNKAISYSMAVLEVNASMGLIVAAPTAGSSGVIPGVLLALQEEKLYSDELLYDALLNASAIGYLLMRNASVSGAEAGCQAEVGAASAMAASAVVEMMGGTPQMCLQAASIAISNLLGMVCDPIAGLVEAPCQARNSIGAANAITCAELALAGVTHPIPFDEMSDAMLRVGKSIPFELRETAMGGCAGTPTGCSLGCGMCS from the coding sequence GTGGATTTTAGAAATGGACAGGAATTATTGGAATTATGCGAGAAGAAGCAGATGACGATCTCACAGGTCATGAAAGAGCGTGAAATCACCTGCGGTACTTTGACCGATAAGGAGATCATGGAGAAACTAAAAACGGTGCTTTCCATCATGAAGGCTGCCGTAAATGAACCGCTTACTCACCCCAAAAAGTCCAACGGCGGACTGATCGGCGGCGAAGCCAAGAAGGTATCTGATTTCGGAAATACATCAAGAAGCATTTGCGGCTCTTTGTTAAATAAAGCGATTTCTTACAGTATGGCAGTTCTGGAAGTCAATGCTTCCATGGGTCTTATCGTGGCAGCTCCGACTGCCGGTTCTTCCGGTGTGATTCCTGGAGTGCTTCTGGCCCTCCAGGAAGAGAAATTATATTCGGACGAGCTGCTCTATGACGCCTTGTTAAATGCTTCGGCTATCGGCTATCTTCTGATGCGCAATGCTTCGGTATCCGGAGCGGAGGCCGGCTGCCAGGCCGAGGTGGGCGCTGCTTCTGCCATGGCTGCCAGTGCGGTCGTCGAGATGATGGGCGGAACTCCGCAGATGTGTCTTCAGGCAGCAAGTATCGCCATCTCCAATCTTCTTGGAATGGTATGCGACCCCATCGCCGGACTTGTGGAAGCTCCCTGTCAGGCGCGTAACTCGATTGGCGCGGCAAATGCGATCACCTGCGCGGAGCTGGCTCTCGCAGGGGTAACTCACCCAATTCCATTTGATGAGATGTCCGACGCAATGCTGCGGGTCGGAAAGAGTATTCCGTTTGAACTAAGAGAGACCGCCATGGGTGGCTGCGCGGGAACCCCGACGGGCTGCTCACTTGGTTGTGGAATGTGCAGCTAA
- the sdaAB gene encoding L-serine ammonia-lyase, iron-sulfur-dependent subunit beta has product MNFLSIFDVIGPNMIGPSSSHTAGACSMALMARRLCKEPICKVVFTLYGSFAKTYHGHGTDRALLGGILGFGTDDARIRDAFELAKEFGVEYEFVIDEKTITDHPNTADIAMTGVNGYELTVRGESIGGGKIKIVRIGNIDVEFTGEYSTLIIKQNDTPGIVAHISQCLSNQNVNIAFMRLFREDKGATAYTVVESDELIPESILAEIKRNPNVHEIMLVQV; this is encoded by the coding sequence ATGAACTTTTTAAGTATTTTTGATGTCATCGGACCGAATATGATCGGGCCGTCAAGTTCCCACACGGCCGGAGCCTGCTCCATGGCGCTGATGGCGCGCAGGCTTTGTAAGGAGCCGATCTGCAAGGTCGTATTCACCCTCTATGGCTCCTTTGCAAAAACGTATCACGGCCATGGTACGGACCGGGCTCTTTTGGGCGGTATTCTTGGATTTGGTACGGACGACGCGCGCATTCGGGACGCATTTGAACTGGCAAAAGAATTTGGCGTGGAATACGAGTTTGTGATCGACGAAAAAACGATTACGGATCACCCAAATACCGCGGACATCGCCATGACGGGCGTGAACGGCTATGAGTTGACGGTGCGGGGAGAATCGATCGGGGGCGGCAAGATCAAGATCGTGCGGATCGGTAATATCGACGTGGAATTTACCGGAGAATACAGTACCCTTATCATCAAGCAGAACGATACCCCGGGAATCGTTGCGCATATCAGTCAGTGTCTCAGCAACCAGAATGTAAATATCGCATTCATGCGCCTGTTCCGTGAGGACAAGGGTGCGACGGCGTATACCGTAGTGGAATCCGATGAATTGATTCCCGAAAGTATTCTTGCCGAGATCAAGAGGAATCCAAACGTGCATGAGATCATGCTGGTTCAGGTATAG
- a CDS encoding putative ABC transporter permease, protein MRFLALGIQNGTNINVWNRYVDESDEVREDGVLRCGYSGCSLLLQFFVFSFVGWSWEVLLHVVMDHSFVNRGTMFGPWLPIYGSGGVLILLVLNRLKLQPGKLFGAIMLLCGTVEYGTAVFLETVFHASWWDYSDMMFQIQGRVCLAGLLIFGVGGCFIVYVAAPWLDRKIGEMPTWTRHGLGVLLASIFLMDMLYSAVYPNMGAGITF, encoded by the coding sequence ATGAGATTTTTGGCTTTGGGTATTCAGAATGGGACGAATATTAATGTTTGGAATAGATATGTGGACGAAAGTGACGAGGTGCGGGAAGACGGCGTGCTGAGGTGTGGATATTCGGGGTGTTCTCTTTTGCTTCAGTTTTTTGTATTTTCGTTTGTGGGCTGGAGCTGGGAGGTGCTTCTGCATGTGGTAATGGATCATTCATTTGTGAACCGCGGAACTATGTTTGGGCCGTGGCTTCCGATTTATGGGAGCGGCGGGGTATTGATTCTTTTGGTTCTGAACCGTTTAAAGTTGCAGCCCGGCAAGTTGTTTGGTGCGATTATGCTGCTCTGTGGAACGGTGGAATATGGTACGGCTGTTTTTCTGGAAACCGTTTTTCATGCGAGCTGGTGGGATTATAGTGATATGATGTTCCAGATTCAGGGGCGGGTCTGCCTGGCGGGGCTTCTGATTTTTGGCGTGGGCGGTTGTTTTATCGTCTATGTGGCTGCACCCTGGCTTGACAGGAAAATAGGGGAGATGCCGACGTGGACAAGGCACGGACTTGGCGTGCTTTTGGCAAGTATATTTCTTATGGATATGCTCTATTCGGCAGTGTATCCGAATATGGGCGCGGGAATTACATTTTAA
- the secG gene encoding preprotein translocase subunit SecG has translation MEILKTVLLILFAIDCIALTIIVLLQEGKSAGLGTIAGGADSYWGQNKGRSMEGALVKSTKFLAVLFIVLAAALNLKVFA, from the coding sequence ATGGAGATCTTAAAAACAGTATTATTAATTTTATTTGCAATAGATTGTATCGCATTGACAATAATCGTATTACTTCAGGAAGGTAAGTCCGCAGGTCTTGGAACCATCGCTGGCGGAGCCGACAGCTATTGGGGACAGAATAAAGGACGCTCAATGGAAGGTGCGCTTGTAAAGTCCACCAAGTTTCTGGCCGTACTTTTCATCGTATTAGCAGCAGCATTGAATCTGAAAGTATTTGCATAA